The sequence CAACAACATCTTTTTCGGAATAGATTTGGCGAAATTTTTTGCAATTCATCAATAGCATTCCTGAATTTATATAATCACTTGGTTTCTCTGTTGACAGTATATATTCATAAATTTTACGGAACTCGTCATTTTTCAAATTTTCCGGTAAAAAATACCAAGCAACCGCTATATCGTGAACCGCACCGATTAGATAATTCAAAATGTCCATATTGAACAAACGTGAAATATCGGTTCGGCAAACCATATCGCCGTCAAAATAAAGCGCTTTTTCGTACTGTGGAAATTTAAAAGGGATAAACAAACGAAAATATGCTTCAACCGTAATATGTCTTGATATAAAAAAATTGTAATTTTTGGCAATTTCAGTAAAATCAGAAAATTCTATAGAAAAATTACGAAATTCAGTTAACATTTCACAAAGTTTTTTCATGGAATTTTGTGAAATATCACCGCAATGTAAAATAATAAATTCATATTTCTGACGAGTATCGGCGTTTTCTATAATCGACCTCATCATTACTGAGACATAAGGTATATAGTTATCATTTGACGAGAAAAAA is a genomic window of Chitinispirillales bacterium containing:
- a CDS encoding glycosyltransferase family 8 protein; its protein translation is MNIPIFFSSNDNYIPYVSVMMRSIIENADTRQKYEFIILHCGDISQNSMKKLCEMLTEFRNFSIEFSDFTEIAKNYNFFISRHITVEAYFRLFIPFKFPQYEKALYFDGDMVCRTDISRLFNMDILNYLIGAVHDIAVAWYFLPENLKNDEFRKIYEYILSTEKPSDYINSGMLLMNCKKFRQIYSEKDVVDTILSREWQVHDQDVINFLAKDKILYLDYEWNFMSNGWAKYLPQNLKNKYIYAEENPKIIHNKPYKYWWYIPYFDEFWKYATRTPFIKEIAARMDINMKFEDKICTAIQEKKTVLGGRAMLKIIFTFLIHRFRK